Proteins encoded in a region of the Orcinus orca chromosome X, mOrcOrc1.1, whole genome shotgun sequence genome:
- the DUSP21 gene encoding dual specificity protein phosphatase 21, with amino-acid sequence MTAPPCPLLAQAVRQRSVHGLSQITSSLYISNGVAANNELMLSTNHITTVINVSAEVANTFFKDIQCVHVPVVDAPTSHLYDFFDPMADHIHSVDMKQGRTLLHCAAGVSRSAALCLACRMKYHAMSLLDAYTWTKSCRPIIRPNIGFWEQLIHYGFKLFSKNTAHMISSAVGMIPDIYEKEVCLMMPM; translated from the coding sequence ATGACAGCACCCCCGTGTCCCCTCCTGGCTCAGGCTGTCAGGCAGCGCTCTGTCCATGGCCTCTCCCAGATAACCAGCAGTCTATACATCAGCAATGGGGTGGCAGCCAACAATGAACTCATGCTGTCTACCAACCACATCACGACAGTCATCAACGTGTCGGCAGAGGTGGCCAACACGTTCTTCAAAGACATCCAGTGCGTACACGTGCCGGTGGTAGATGCTCCCACCTCGCACCTCTACGACTTTTTTGACCCTATGGCAGATCACATCCACAGCGTGGACATGAAGCAGGGCCGAACGCTGCTGCACTGCGCCGCCGGGGTGAGCCGCTCTGCCGCTCTCTGCCTCGCGTGCCGCATGAAGTACCACGCCATGTCGCTGCTGGACGCCTACACGTGGACCAAGTCATGCCGCCCCATCATCCGGCCCAACATCGGCTTTTGGGAACAGCTTATCCATTATGGATTCAAACTGTTTAGTAAGAACACCGCTCACATGATCAGTTCCGCGGTGGGTATGATTCCGGACATCTACGAGAAAGAGGTCTGTTTGATGATGCCGATGTGA